A region of the Litchfieldia alkalitelluris genome:
ACGTTATTCGTTGATGGAGGAATGACTATACAAGGTTTTTGATATACAACTAAGAACTACCTTGAGTGCATCGGTAATTAGTTGACATACTAACTTTATAAGGGAGGTATGTTAGTGACTTTAACCTTAAGTAGAATCGATACAACTACAAGGGATGGATCAACATATTCTATTAGGCCAGTTGTATCTACTGATGCTAACCAAATCATCCTTGCTGTGAAAGAAATTATTGATACTGGTGTATTCATACAAAAAGAGGCACCTAGAACTCTTCAACAAGAACAACAATTTATCGAAGAAGTGAATGAAAAAAATAATATGTATGTAGCAGTGCTTAGAAATGAAGACGTTGTAGGAATCGCCAGAGTGTTAAGAGGAGAACTTGACATGAAGAGGCATGTGGGAATATTTCGAACATGGCTAGTGGAAAGTGCTCAAGGGCTTGGGATTGGTAAACAAATTATGGAATATACATTTGATTGGTGTAGAACAAATCAACTACGAAAATTATGTTTAACTGTTTTCGCATCAAATGATGTGGCATTTTCCCTTTATAGTAAATATGGTTTTCTCGAGGAAGGGCGCCAAAAGGACCAAGTATTCTTAAATGGTAAGTATGATGATGAAATATGGATGGCAAAGTTTTTCACTTAGTTAGATTCAAAAAAAGTAATCATTAGTTAACTTAACCAAAAATTAACTAATGATTAACAATAAATGATGAGCTATAATGAAATAGCACAGCAACAACTCCTTTAAAACGTTGGCTTTCCCAATAATCATATGGGAAGCCTTTTTTTGTTTCTTAAATACAATTTTAATATTATTAATTTGGTTTATGTGTCTGGCCTCAACGCCTAGCCTCTCAAGAGCTTTTTAGACCATCAGACGGAAACGAGCTTTCTAGTCAGTGTTCTCCATCTTTCTGGTAGGGCTGATCTAGCGTTTTCGCCTTGCTTTATGTATATTAACACCTACTTTGGAAAATAGTAACTCTATCAGATGAGTGGGGTGTTATAATGCCATCAATAATATCCGTAGGACAAAAAAATCCTCCATATGAAATTTTACAACAGACAACAACTGAATTTGCGAAAGAATTGTTTCATGATGCATATCCAGACATTGAACGTTTGTTAAAAGTCTTTAGTAATGGAGAAATTGAAAAACGAAATTTAACTAAACCAATGGACTGGTTTAAAGATGAACATAGCTTGGAAGATAAAAACAATATTTATATACATAATGCTATAAACTTTGGTGTTGAGGCTATAGAAAACTGTTTAGGTGATTCTATGTTTCTAAAAACACCTATTGAGACGGAAG
Encoded here:
- a CDS encoding GNAT family N-acetyltransferase, with protein sequence MLVTLTLSRIDTTTRDGSTYSIRPVVSTDANQIILAVKEIIDTGVFIQKEAPRTLQQEQQFIEEVNEKNNMYVAVLRNEDVVGIARVLRGELDMKRHVGIFRTWLVESAQGLGIGKQIMEYTFDWCRTNQLRKLCLTVFASNDVAFSLYSKYGFLEEGRQKDQVFLNGKYDDEIWMAKFFT